From the genome of Nakamurella flavida:
GCGCGGACGACTCCGCCCCGGACACCGCTCTCGCCTCCTGACCGATCGCCGGTCCGTTCCCCCCCGGGTGCGCTGCGCCCCCACCACCGCCCGTTCCGGTGCCCCGCCTCCGGACGGACCCCCGACGCCGCCCGGCCTGCCGGGCGGCGTCTCCGTTTCTCGGCCGGTCGCACCCCGCCCCGTCCGCTCCTGGTCTCCGCCTCCGGTGTCCGCCCGCCCGCGGCGGCCATCGGACCCGTGAGCGCGGAGCCCGGCCCGGTGCCACCGGGTCGTGCGGAACACTGCCCGGGTGAGCCCATCCTCCTGGCGCGTCGATCTCCCCGTCGCCGGTCGCCCGGTCCTGGTCGCCGGGGGCGGCGGCGGCGCCCTCGGACCGGTGGCTGCCCTCCGGCAGGCCGGCGCGATCATCACCGTTCTCGCCCCGACCCCCGACGCCGCCCTGGTCGACCTCGCCGACCGGGGCCTGCTGACCCTGCACGCCCGGGCCGGGGTCGAGAAGGACGTGCGATCGGCCTGGCTCGTCGTCGCGGTCAGCGGCGACGACGGCGAGGACCACCGCATCGAGGCACTGGCCGACGTGTGCGGACGGATCTGCCTGCGCCCGGGGGGCACCGCCGGCGACCGCCCACCCTCGTCCGGGACCGACTCGGCCGAGGTCGGCTCAGCCGGTCGGCCGGCTGGAGGCCCGACCGGACCGGGGGAGGTCGTCCTGGTCGGTGGGGGCCCCGGGGATCCGGGACTGATCACCGTGGCCGGAGCTGCCGCCGTCCGATGGGCCGACGTGGTCGTCACCGATCGACTCGCGCCGCTCGCCCTGCTCGACGACCTGCGTCCCGGGGTGCTCGTGGTCGACGTCAGCAAGGTGCCCGGTGGCGGCCCCACCACCGGTCAGGACGAGATCAACCGCCTGCTCGTCGACCACGCCCGGGCCGGGCGCCGGGTGGTCCGGCTCAAGGGCGGCGACCCGTTCGTCTTCGGTCGCGGCGCCGAGGAGTGGCAGGCCTGCGCCGAGCAGGGGATCGCCGTGCGGGTCATCCCCGGGGTCACGTCGGCGGTGGCCGTCCCGGCCCTGGCCGGGATCCCGGTCACCCACCGGGACGCGAACCAGGGTTTCACCGTCGTGTCCGGGCACGTCCCGCCCGGCGATCCACGGTGCCGGCTCGACTACGCCGCGCTGGCCCGGTCCGGGACGGCCCTGGTCGTGCTGATGGGCGTGGGCACCCTGGCGGCGATCGGTCGGGCCCTCGTCGATGCGGGGATGGACCCGTCGACACCCGCGGTCACCGTCGCCGACGGCGGTCTGCCGGCCCAGCGCAGCGTGCACGGCACGGCGTCCACCATCGCCGGGCTCACCGCCGCGGCCGGGATCCGCCCGCCGGCGATCACGGTGATCGGTGCGGTCGCGGGGTTCCGGCCGACGGCCTGAGCACTCCGTCGCCCCGGCGATGATCCGTCCCGCCGGTCGCGGGCCACCGGTGGATCGCGGCCGACCCCGCAGACCGCTAGTGGTGGATCCCCGCGACGACCACGGTGACCAGGCCCGCGAGATGGGCCAGCCGGGAGACCTCGGACGCCCGCATGGCCGGCCCTCCGGGGCGACCGACGATCACCGCGACCTCGGGGCTCCACAGCGGGGCCACCGCCATCTCGGTGCCGATGTCCTTCCAGTCCTGTGGGACCCAGCCGGCCTCGCCGTCCAGCACGGCCGGCTCGCGCACCGGGGCCCAGCCCGGGTCGACCGCCGACAGATCCGGCACGCCGCCCCCGCCGGCCAGCAGCTCGACCCGATCCCGCCCGCCCCGCGCGCCGGCATCCTCGGGTCCGACCTTGACGACGACCGCCCACCCGGCCCGCAGCACCTGGGGAAGCATCCTGGCCAACGCCTGCACCGCGTGCGACGGGTCGGCGGTGATCGCCTCGACCAGCTCCCACTCGCGGTGCCGGCCCGCGACACCCGGGTCCGGCCGGACCGACTCGACCCGGACACCCGGCACGGTCTCGGCCGCGGTGATCAGCACGTCGGGCTGGCGTCCGCTGGGCAGTTCGACCACCAGATCGTCGACGGCGACGCCGGGGGAGCGCTCCACGATGTCCATCGCCAGGATGTCCGCGTCCACCATGCCCAGCGCGGTGGCCACCGCCCCCAGGCTGCCCGGCCTGTCCGGCAGCAGCAGACGTAAGACGAACGACATTGCGATTCCCACCCCTTCGTCGGCCGGCGGCCCACTGCATCCCGGGTCGCGCCGACACCACCCCGATGGCGGACAGTGTGGCCGAAGTGCGTTTCGGCGATGTCACCGAGGTGCGTCCGGCCGTCGCGCGGCGTGCCCGGTGAGCACGGCGACGTGCTCCACCGCGGCGACCCGGTCGGGATGCCCGGGGCCCGGAACTAGGATCGGGGGGTTCCGGTGCGCCCGTCGGTGCCCGGCTCCGACCTTGGGAGGACCGTGTCCAGCTCCACACCCGCCCCGACCGTCCTGACGGCCGACGACGTGACCCATCTCGCCCGCCTCGCCCGGCTGGAGATCAGCGACGCCGACCGCGACCGGTACGTGGGTCAGCTGTCGGTCATCCTGGACGCGGTCGCCGTGGTCAGCGCGGTGGCCGCCGATGCGCCGGACGCCGAGCCGACCACCCACGCCGTACCCGTCACCAACGTCTACCGCGAGGACGTCGTGCGACCGGGCCTGACCCGGGAGGCCGCCCTCGCCGGCGCCCCCGAGGCGCAGGACGGCCGCTTCCGCGTGCCGCAGATCCTGGGGGAGGAGCAGTGAGCGCCACCGATCCGATCCGGATGACCGCGTCCGACCTGGCCGGGGCCATCTCCTCCGGCGAGCTCAGTGCCGTCGAGGTCGCCCAGGCCCACCTGGACCGCATCGAGCAGGTCGAGCCGGCCGTGCACGCGTTCCTGCACGTCTCGAACGACTCCGCCCTCGACCAGGCCCGTGCCGTGGACGCCGCGCGCGCCGCGGGGGAGCCCGCGCGTTCGCCGCTGGCCGGCGTCCCGCTGGCCCTCAAGGACATCCTGGTGCAGGCCGGGGTGCCGGCCACCGCCGGCTCGAAGATCCTGCAGGGCTGGATCCCGCCCTACGACGCCACGGTGACCCGCAAGCTGCTGGACGCCGGGATCGTCGTGCTGGGCAAGACCAACCTGGACGAGTTCGCCATGGGGTCGTCGACGGAGAACTCCGCCTACGGCCCGACGCACAACCCGTGGGACCTCACCCGGATCCCCGGCGGTTCCGGTGGCGGGTCGGCCGCCGCGCTCGCCGCGTTCGAGGCGCCGCTGGCCATCGGCACCGACACGGGTGGGTCCATCCGGCAGCCGGCTGCCGTCACCGGCACGGTCGGGGCCAAGCCCACCTACGGCGGGGTGTCCCGCTACGGCGTCATCGCACTGGCGTCCTCCCTGGACCAGGTCGGTCCCTGCGCCCGCACCGTCCTGGACACCGCGCTGCTGCACGAGGTCATCGCCGGGCACGACCCGCTCGACTCCACCTCGCTGGACGTCCCGGTGCCCTCGGTCGTGCAGGCCGTGCGCCGCGGCGTCACCGAGGGCGTGGCCGGCCTGCGCGTCGGTGTGGTCCGCGAACTCGGCGGCGAGGGCTACCAGCCGGGCGTGCTCGAGTCGTTCACCGCCGCCGTCGCAGAACTGGAGGCGGCGGGCGCCGAGGTCGTCGAGGTGTCGTGCCCGAACTTCGTGCACGCCCTCGCCGCCTACTACCTGATCCTGCCGAGCGAGTGCTCGTCCAACCTGGCCCGTTTCGACGCCATGCGGTACGGCCTGCGGATCGACCAGGACGAGCAGGGACAGCCGCTGGTGTCCGCCGAGTCGGTCATGTCCGCCACCCGCGGGCGGGGCTTCGGCGCCGAGGTCAAGCGCCGCATCATCCTCGGCACCTACGCGTTGTCCGCCGGGTACTACGACGCCTACTACGGCTCGGCCCAGAAGGTCCGCACGCTGATCCGTGGTGATTTCGACGCAGCCTTCGACTCCGCCCGCGGTGTCGACGTGCTGGTGTCCCCGTCCTCCCCGACCACCGCGTTCAAGCTGGGGGAGAAGGTGGACGACCCGATGGCCATGTACCTCAACGACCTGGCCACCATCCCGGGCTCGCTCGCCGGCATCCCGGCGATGAGCGTGCCCAGCGGCATCGCGAGCGACACCGGTCTCCCCGTCGGGCTGCAGATCATGGCCCCGGCCCTGGGCGAGGAGCGGATGTACCAGGTCGCCGCGGCGTTCGAACACGCCTACGCGCAGCAGCACGGCGGGCTCGTCCCCGACCGCGCCCCGGAGTTGGAGATCACCCGATGAGCACCCCCCAGCTGATGGACTACGACGAGGCGATCCGGGCCTACGACCCGGTGCTCGGGCTCGAGGTGCACGTCGAGCTGGGCACGGCGACGAAGATGTTCTGCGCCTGCCCGACGACCTACGGCGCCGAGCCCAACACGCAGGTCTGCCCGGTCTGCCTGGCCCTGCCCGGGGCGATGCCGACGGTCAACCGGACCGCGGTGGAGTACGCCATCCGCATCGGTCTGGCCCTGAACTGCGAGATCGCGGAGTGGTGCCGGTTCGCCCGGAAGAACTACTTCTACCCGGACATGCCGAAGAACTACCAGATCTCCCAGTACGACGAGCCCATCGCCTTCGGCGGGTATCTCGACGTCGACGTGGACGGCGAGACCATCCGCATCGAGATCGAGCGCGCCCACATGGAGGAGGACACCGGCAAGTCGCTGCACGTCGGCGGGGCCACCGGACGCATCCAGGGCGCCGAGTACTCGTTGCTGGACTACAACCGGGCCGGGGTGCCGCTCGTCGAGATCGTGACCAAGCCGGTGGTCGGGACCAAGGCCTCCGCGCCGCAGGTGGCCCGCGCGTACGTGGCCACCCTGCGGGACCTGCTCGCCTCGCTGGACGTCTCGGACGTCCGCATGGACCAGGGCTCGCTGCGCTGCGACGCGAACCTGTCGCTCACCCCGGCCGGCAACCCGGTGTTCGGCACCCGCACCGAGACCAAGAACGTGAACTCGCTGCGCTCGGTCGAGCGGGCCGTCCGGTACGAGATCACCCGGCAGGCGGCACGTCTCGCGGCCGGTCAGCGGATCGTCCAGGAGACCCGGCACTTCGAGGAGGCCACCGGGACGACCAACGCGGGGCGCTCCAAGGAGACCGCCGAGGACTACCGCTACTTCCCGGAGCCGGATCTGGTGCCCGTCGCCCCGTCGCGTGAGTGGGTGGAGGAGATCCGCGGCACGCTGCCCGAGCTGCCGTGGGTGCGTCGCGACCGGCTGCAGGCCGAGTGGCAGCTCACCGACCTGGAGATGCGCGACCTGGTCGCCGCCGACGCGGTCGGCCTGGTCGAGGCGACGGTGGCGGCCGGTGCGCCCGCCGCCGACGCCCGGTCCTGGTGGTCGGCCTTTCTCGGTCAGCGGGCCAAGGAGCGCGAGGTGGCCCTCACCGAGCTGCCCATCGCCCCGGCGCAGTTGGCCCGGGTCATCGCGCTGGTCGCCGCGGGCACGCTGAACGCGAAGATCGCCCGCCAGGTGATCGACGGGGTGCTGGCCGGGGAGGGCGAACCGGACGACGTCGTGGCCGCCCGCGGTCTGGCCGTGGTCTCCGACGACGGCGCGCTGCAGACCGCGATCGACGAGGCGCTGGCCGCCCAGCCGGCCGTGGCGGACAAGATCCGCTCCGGCAAGGTCCAGGCCGTCGGCGCCATCGTGGGCGCGGTCATGAAGGCCACCCGGGGGCAGGCCGACGCCGGCCGCGTCCGGGAACTGGTGCTCAAGACCCTGGGCGTGGACGGCTGACCGACGCGGTCCGGGCCGACCCGGTGCGGATGGCACCGCATCGGGTCGGCCTACCGTGAGTGATGCGCACTCTCGCGATCGTCCTGGTCTACTCCTCGATCGCCTTCGTGCTGGTGCTCATCGCGATCATGCTCGTGCACTGGCGTCGGTTCGCCGGCGAGACCGACCGCTACCGCGCGTGGCAGTCGGTGTTCGGGCGCGCGGCCAAGGGCGTGCTCATCGCCGCCGGGGTGGCGGTGGCCGTGCTGACCGGCGCGTTGGGGGCCCTGTCCTCGATGCCGGGCTGACCGCCCGCCCGGCCCGTCCCCGTCCGCTACCCCGGAGGTCGGGTCGGTGGCCGTCAGGATTCCGCGAACGGCCGTCCGGATGCGACAGTGATCCCGCTGCGACGACGCAGGTGACACCCGGCCGACCACGCTCCGGTGCCCGTAACGGGCGCTTCGGGCCGCGTCGACCCGGCCCCTGACCTTCCGACAGCAGGAGTGTGCACGGTGCGGATCGCCCTGGCCCAGATCACCAGTACGGACGACGTCGACCACAACGCGGCCCTCGTCGCGGACCACACCGCCCGCGCCGCGGACGCCGGTGCCCGGTTGGTGGTCTTCCCCGAGGCGACCATGTGCGCCTTCGGGGTACCACTCGGCCCGGTCGCCCAGCGGCTCGACGGTCGGTGGGCCGACGGGGTGCGTGCGGCCGCGCAGCGACACGGCCTCACGGTGGTCGCCGGCATGTTCACCCCGGCGCAGGACGGCCGGGTGCACAACACCCTGCTGGCCACCGGGGCCGGCGTCGAGGCCGCCTACCGCAAGATCCATCTGTTCGACGCCTACGGGTTCGCCGAGTCCCGGACGGTCGCCCCGGGCACCGACCCGGTGACGGTGGACGTCCCCCAGGACGGTCCGGGGTCGGCCTCGATCGGGGTGGGCCTGACCACCTGCTACGACGTCCGCTTCCCCGGGCTCTACCAGGTGCTGGCCGACCGGGGCGCGCGGATCGTCGTGGTCGCCGCGTCGTGGGGAGCCGGGCCGGGCAAGCGCGAGCAGTGGGAGCTGCTGACGCGGGCCCGGGCGGTGGACAGCACCTGTGTGATCGCCGCCTGCGGACAGGCCGACCCCGCCGAGTCCGGGCGACGGACCCACCCGGAGGCGCCCACCGGGATCGGCCACAGTGCGGTGGTCGGGCCGACCGGCGAGGTGCTGGACTCCCTCGGGGCGGCCCCGGGCCTGCTGGTCGTGGACGTCGACCCCACCGAGGTGGAGCGGGCCCGAGAGGTCAACCCGGTGCTGGTCAACCGCCGCTTCTGAGCTCCGCGCGGGCGTGCACCGCCGCGGCTCAGTCCGGGCCGCCGCCCCCGCCGTCGGGTGAGGACGGCAGCACGACCACCCGGTCGTCGCTGGGTACGGGTGTGCCGGCGCCGTCCCTGTTCGAGGTGGTCATCCAGAGCAGACCGGTGCCATCGGGGACGACGGTGAGCAGGCGTCCGTACCGGTTGTCGAGCAGCTGGGTGGGGGTCCCGGAGAATCCGTTGGACGCGGAGATCGCCAGCCCGGTCAGCTTCTGCCCGTCGCGCGAGGTGGTGGCCAGGGTGCCGGCGTCCACCGCGCAGTCGTCGGCCCCACCGTCGGCCCGGGCGAACGTCCACAGCGCGTCCCCGGACGCCAGGGTCGAGTAGTCGCGGTCGGCCGCGGGCACGACCAGCACGTCGGCGTCGGTGCGCCGGTCCAGGACGGCCACGGTGCGGTCGGCGAGCACGCACGCGCCGATCACGTCGGTGAACCCCCGGGCCAGGATCGGGGACCCGGGCGTGGGGTTGTCCGCCGCCGGCTTGCCGAACTCGTCCAGTCGCAGCACCTTCCCGGCCAGCGACGCCGGGTCCGCGGCCAGGGCGGCATCACCGGTGTCCCCGGTGCCGACCAGCAGGGTGCCGTCACCACCGAAGGCGAGGCGGCCGCCGTTGTGCGTCGCCCCCTTCGGGATGCCGGTGAAGACGGCGCGTGGTTCCTCGCCGGCGGCGATGCGCAGGACGCGGTTGTCCGTCGCGGTGGTCACGTAGGCGTAGATCAGGTGGTCCTCGCCGAAGGCGGGGGACAGGGTCAGACCGAGCAGCCCGCCCGTGCCGGAGGCGTCGACGTCGGCGACGGTCGCGTACTCGACGGGTTCGGTGTCCCGGGCGATCTGCAGGATCCGCCCGGTGGTCCGTTCGCCGACCAGGGCCGAGCCGTCCGGCAGCGGCGCCAGCCCCCATGGCGCGGACAGGCAGGTCGCGATGACGGCCTCGTCGGTGGGGGCGCACGGGTCGGTCGGCGGCTCGGGGGTCTGCCCGCTGCTCGACGGCGCGCTCGACGACCCGGGGCTGCTCGAGGGCGACGGCGAGGGGTCGGGGACCGGCGGGGTGGCGGTGGCCGGATCCTGCGGGGCCGGGGCGATCGGGCTCAGCGACGGCTGCACGGTGAACGCCGCCGGCGGTGCGGAGAAGTCCCCGCACCCGGCGAGGACCAGGGCCAGCAGGACCGCGGGCAGGACGCGGCGGGACCGGCGGGAGGCCCGGGTCCGGACGGCCCGGGGACCGGGGAAGCTGACCGACACCTCAGCCACGGTACGGACCGGACCCGGCGGCGTTGCTCGGCCGCCGCCGTCCCACCCGGTGCAGCAGCAGGTCGGCGTCGGCCCGGTCGAGGTGCCGCGCGGAGATGCGTCGTCTCGAGGACAGCGTCAGGTGCACGCTGGCCAGCGCCGCCCGCCGCTGGAACACCGTGCTGCTGACCCGGGTGAGCTGCACCCGACCCACCCGCGCGACGGTGGTCGACCGGGAGATCAGTGCGTGGCTCCGCAGGGTCACGGTGTCACCGTCCAGCCGCCAGCCGGCGACCCGACCCTGCACGGTCCCCACCGCGACCGCCACCGGCAACGGAACCACCGCGAGGCCGGCCCACCAGCCCGGCAGCAGCAGTGCCGCCGCGGTCAGCACGGCGCCGACGACGACCGGCGCCGTGAGGTAGCGCCGGCGCGAGCGGCCGGGGACCGGGGTGAGCGGCCCGGGACGCCACCGCAGCTCGGGCAGCGCGGTCTGCACGAGGGCCTCCGCCCGCTCCAGCCGGACCAGCGGGAACAGCGTGCGGTCCTGGGCGTCGTTGCGTCCGTGCCCGGCCACCTCGACCTCCAGGGCGCAGTACCCCAGGGCCCGCCGGAGCACCCCCTGCACGATGCGCACGGCCTGCACCCGGTCGAGGACCACCGTGTCGACCCGTTGCGAGATCAGTCCCCGCGAGGTGCGCAGCCGGTCGCCGTCGCGGACGAGGGTGAACCGGGCCATCCGCTGGGCGGTCAGCAGGGAGCCGATCACCACGGCGAGGACGGCCAGTCCGACCAGGACCAGGACCGTGGCGCTGCCCCCGCCCAGGACCCGCCGCTCCCAGTCCCGGAACGTGTCCCGGGGTACCAGTTCGCGGAACCGCCCGTACGCGGCGGCCCCACCGGCGAAGATCAGCGGCGCGGACACCCCGGTGAGCGTGGCGACCACGAGTTCCCGGCGTCCGAGGACGGCCACCACCTCGCCGGACGGCGCCACCGGCGGGGCCGCAGCGTCGCCGGCCGGGGCAGCCGGGGGTGAGGCGTCGGCCGCCGGGTGAGGCGTGCCGCGGGGCGGCGTCGGACCGGGCGACGGGGAGCCGGACGGCGTCAGGGCCGCGCGGAGTTCGGCCAGCCGGGGGGCGGACAGGCAGGCCAGCTCCATCGCCGGGTGCTCGGACGCGCTGGGGGTGACCACCCGCAGTGCCCAGACCCGCAGGACCCGCTGGACGAGGCCCTGCCGCGCGTCCAGGGAGGTGATCCGGCTGGCCGGGATGGTGTGCTCGGACCGCCGCAGGATGCCGGACCGGACGGTCAGCACGCCGTGGGTGACGGAGTACCGGCGTGAGGCCCAGGCGCTGACGGCGTACGCGGCGACGATCACACCGCACACGGCGAAGGTCCATCCGGGCAGCCGCCAGACACCGACGGCGACCAGCGGGATCAGCCCCCGGGCCATCCGGCCGCCGCTGATCAGCAGATAGGCCGGGTGCAGCCGGCGTTCGGCGATCACGGGTCCGGCGGTGTCGGCCGCCGGCCCGGCGGCCTCCACGGTGGTCGCCGCGGCCGGGTCCGCCGGACGCTTCCGCAGGGCGGTCGGGTCGGTCGCCGGGGATCCGGTCGGATCGGTCACCGGGGGCTCGGTGGTCCGCACCCGGTCGGGGACGGGCGTCAGGTCGGGGGTCATCGCGCGGGGTCAGACGTCGTCGTCGAGATGAGCCCAGCGGCTGATCCGCGCCCGGACCTCGTCGGCTACGGCCCGGTCGAGCCCGGGCAGCGGAACGGATCCGGCAGCGGTGTGGACGTGCAGGTTGGCCAGGGCGAACCGGTCTGCCAGCACGCCGTGCTCCGACCGCAGGTACTGGACCCGGCTCATCGGCACCACCGTCCGGCTGGTGACGAGGAACCCGTGCTGGACGTCGATCTCGGTCTCGCTGATCGCGTACCAGAACAGCCGGTGCCGCACCCGTGGCGCGATCCCGGCGCGGACCCCGATCAGCAGGACGGCGACCAGCGCGGCGACGGTCCACCGCACGCCCGGGGTGAACCAGCCCGACGCCACCGCCCAGAGGACGAACAGTCCGGTCACCGGGACGCCGACCAGCAGGGCCTGCGCCGTCCAGTACCCCCGGGTGCGGGTGGGCAGCCGTTCCCGGTCGGCCGGGCGGTCACCGGGCAGGTCCTCGGGGCCGGGCGTCTCGTCGACCTCGGGGCGCGCCGAGGTCACGCGCGCCCGGGGCCGGGTCCGGGGCCGGCTCCGTCGGGATGCTCGACCCGCGGTTCATCGGCGGCGGAGGTGTCGGTGCGGCCTGCGTCCAGGTCCGCCGCCGTGGTGATCGGCCGGGCGTCCGTGACGGAGGAGGCGACCGGGTCGGCCGCCGTCCCGTGGTCACCGGTCCCGTGGTCACCGGACTCTCCGTCGCCGGTCCCGGGCTCACCGGTCCCGTGCTCGCCGGTCCCGTGCTCGCCGGTCTCGTCGTCGCCGGTCTCTTGGTCCTCGGCGAGCAGCAGCTCGCCGCCGGCCACCGCGGTCAGGGCGGGCAGATCCCGCGGGCGGACCATGATCAGCCGGATGCGCTTGCCGCCGGCGGTCACCGCGACGGCCCAGCGGGTCCCGGTGAACTCCAGGCTGTCC
Proteins encoded in this window:
- the gatB gene encoding Asp-tRNA(Asn)/Glu-tRNA(Gln) amidotransferase subunit GatB — protein: MSTPQLMDYDEAIRAYDPVLGLEVHVELGTATKMFCACPTTYGAEPNTQVCPVCLALPGAMPTVNRTAVEYAIRIGLALNCEIAEWCRFARKNYFYPDMPKNYQISQYDEPIAFGGYLDVDVDGETIRIEIERAHMEEDTGKSLHVGGATGRIQGAEYSLLDYNRAGVPLVEIVTKPVVGTKASAPQVARAYVATLRDLLASLDVSDVRMDQGSLRCDANLSLTPAGNPVFGTRTETKNVNSLRSVERAVRYEITRQAARLAAGQRIVQETRHFEEATGTTNAGRSKETAEDYRYFPEPDLVPVAPSREWVEEIRGTLPELPWVRRDRLQAEWQLTDLEMRDLVAADAVGLVEATVAAGAPAADARSWWSAFLGQRAKEREVALTELPIAPAQLARVIALVAAGTLNAKIARQVIDGVLAGEGEPDDVVAARGLAVVSDDGALQTAIDEALAAQPAVADKIRSGKVQAVGAIVGAVMKATRGQADAGRVRELVLKTLGVDG
- the gatC gene encoding Asp-tRNA(Asn)/Glu-tRNA(Gln) amidotransferase subunit GatC, coding for MSSSTPAPTVLTADDVTHLARLARLEISDADRDRYVGQLSVILDAVAVVSAVAADAPDAEPTTHAVPVTNVYREDVVRPGLTREAALAGAPEAQDGRFRVPQILGEEQ
- a CDS encoding PH domain-containing protein, translated to MTPDLTPVPDRVRTTEPPVTDPTGSPATDPTALRKRPADPAAATTVEAAGPAADTAGPVIAERRLHPAYLLISGGRMARGLIPLVAVGVWRLPGWTFAVCGVIVAAYAVSAWASRRYSVTHGVLTVRSGILRRSEHTIPASRITSLDARQGLVQRVLRVWALRVVTPSASEHPAMELACLSAPRLAELRAALTPSGSPSPGPTPPRGTPHPAADASPPAAPAGDAAAPPVAPSGEVVAVLGRRELVVATLTGVSAPLIFAGGAAAYGRFRELVPRDTFRDWERRVLGGGSATVLVLVGLAVLAVVIGSLLTAQRMARFTLVRDGDRLRTSRGLISQRVDTVVLDRVQAVRIVQGVLRRALGYCALEVEVAGHGRNDAQDRTLFPLVRLERAEALVQTALPELRWRPGPLTPVPGRSRRRYLTAPVVVGAVLTAAALLLPGWWAGLAVVPLPVAVAVGTVQGRVAGWRLDGDTVTLRSHALISRSTTVARVGRVQLTRVSSTVFQRRAALASVHLTLSSRRRISARHLDRADADLLLHRVGRRRPSNAAGSGPYRG
- the gatA gene encoding Asp-tRNA(Asn)/Glu-tRNA(Gln) amidotransferase subunit GatA; amino-acid sequence: MTASDLAGAISSGELSAVEVAQAHLDRIEQVEPAVHAFLHVSNDSALDQARAVDAARAAGEPARSPLAGVPLALKDILVQAGVPATAGSKILQGWIPPYDATVTRKLLDAGIVVLGKTNLDEFAMGSSTENSAYGPTHNPWDLTRIPGGSGGGSAAALAAFEAPLAIGTDTGGSIRQPAAVTGTVGAKPTYGGVSRYGVIALASSLDQVGPCARTVLDTALLHEVIAGHDPLDSTSLDVPVPSVVQAVRRGVTEGVAGLRVGVVRELGGEGYQPGVLESFTAAVAELEAAGAEVVEVSCPNFVHALAAYYLILPSECSSNLARFDAMRYGLRIDQDEQGQPLVSAESVMSATRGRGFGAEVKRRIILGTYALSAGYYDAYYGSAQKVRTLIRGDFDAAFDSARGVDVLVSPSSPTTAFKLGEKVDDPMAMYLNDLATIPGSLAGIPAMSVPSGIASDTGLPVGLQIMAPALGEERMYQVAAAFEHAYAQQHGGLVPDRAPELEITR
- a CDS encoding PQQ-dependent sugar dehydrogenase yields the protein MAEVSVSFPGPRAVRTRASRRSRRVLPAVLLALVLAGCGDFSAPPAAFTVQPSLSPIAPAPQDPATATPPVPDPSPSPSSSPGSSSAPSSSGQTPEPPTDPCAPTDEAVIATCLSAPWGLAPLPDGSALVGERTTGRILQIARDTEPVEYATVADVDASGTGGLLGLTLSPAFGEDHLIYAYVTTATDNRVLRIAAGEEPRAVFTGIPKGATHNGGRLAFGGDGTLLVGTGDTGDAALAADPASLAGKVLRLDEFGKPAADNPTPGSPILARGFTDVIGACVLADRTVAVLDRRTDADVLVVPAADRDYSTLASGDALWTFARADGGADDCAVDAGTLATTSRDGQKLTGLAISASNGFSGTPTQLLDNRYGRLLTVVPDGTGLLWMTTSNRDGAGTPVPSDDRVVVLPSSPDGGGGGPD
- a CDS encoding PH domain-containing protein, whose amino-acid sequence is MSRPGPGNTPGASAADTPLGSTPRSPRRVTLRLPAWALLLPVVAFLCAIPLVTAGGVAGGLFVWLGYGIPALVLVSTLLTRTTADARRIAVIGPWRRRTIAWAELDSLEFTGTRWAVAVTAGGKRIRLIMVRPRDLPALTAVAGGELLLAEDQETGDDETGEHGTGEHGTGEPGTGDGESGDHGTGDHGTAADPVASSVTDARPITTAADLDAGRTDTSAADEPRVEHPDGAGPGPGPGRA
- a CDS encoding PH domain-containing protein, whose amino-acid sequence is MTSARPEVDETPGPEDLPGDRPADRERLPTRTRGYWTAQALLVGVPVTGLFVLWAVASGWFTPGVRWTVAALVAVLLIGVRAGIAPRVRHRLFWYAISETEIDVQHGFLVTSRTVVPMSRVQYLRSEHGVLADRFALANLHVHTAAGSVPLPGLDRAVADEVRARISRWAHLDDDV
- a CDS encoding amino acid-binding protein, producing the protein MSFVLRLLLPDRPGSLGAVATALGMVDADILAMDIVERSPGVAVDDLVVELPSGRQPDVLITAAETVPGVRVESVRPDPGVAGRHREWELVEAITADPSHAVQALARMLPQVLRAGWAVVVKVGPEDAGARGGRDRVELLAGGGGVPDLSAVDPGWAPVREPAVLDGEAGWVPQDWKDIGTEMAVAPLWSPEVAVIVGRPGGPAMRASEVSRLAHLAGLVTVVVAGIHH
- a CDS encoding carbon-nitrogen hydrolase family protein, whose translation is MRIALAQITSTDDVDHNAALVADHTARAADAGARLVVFPEATMCAFGVPLGPVAQRLDGRWADGVRAAAQRHGLTVVAGMFTPAQDGRVHNTLLATGAGVEAAYRKIHLFDAYGFAESRTVAPGTDPVTVDVPQDGPGSASIGVGLTTCYDVRFPGLYQVLADRGARIVVVAASWGAGPGKREQWELLTRARAVDSTCVIAACGQADPAESGRRTHPEAPTGIGHSAVVGPTGEVLDSLGAAPGLLVVDVDPTEVERAREVNPVLVNRRF
- the cobA gene encoding uroporphyrinogen-III C-methyltransferase, whose protein sequence is MSPSSWRVDLPVAGRPVLVAGGGGGALGPVAALRQAGAIITVLAPTPDAALVDLADRGLLTLHARAGVEKDVRSAWLVVAVSGDDGEDHRIEALADVCGRICLRPGGTAGDRPPSSGTDSAEVGSAGRPAGGPTGPGEVVLVGGGPGDPGLITVAGAAAVRWADVVVTDRLAPLALLDDLRPGVLVVDVSKVPGGGPTTGQDEINRLLVDHARAGRRVVRLKGGDPFVFGRGAEEWQACAEQGIAVRVIPGVTSAVAVPALAGIPVTHRDANQGFTVVSGHVPPGDPRCRLDYAALARSGTALVVLMGVGTLAAIGRALVDAGMDPSTPAVTVADGGLPAQRSVHGTASTIAGLTAAAGIRPPAITVIGAVAGFRPTA